From the genome of Thermomicrobiales bacterium, one region includes:
- the hydA gene encoding dihydropyrimidinase encodes MSFDLVIRGGTIVTASETYDADVGINGESIAEIGSGLQGAKEIDARGLIVMPGGMDAHVHCSFWEDVPPDAPQWSDNYETGTKSAAAGGITSIGNMVFPHPGETMLEAVRREMGMVERMAVVDVFLHPVLTDPRTQPLSDIPVLAEMGHRTLKYFMSYAGFAEDPAPYLEATDLAAANGMLTMIHCEDSVIIDRSLERLVERGEVDFKFYPQSRPVEAEVAATARAVAFAENANAPTYIVHLSCKGALDEVRKGRGRGVPLWVETRPLYLYFTSERFAEPDGPKYAGQPPLREQPDVDTLWEAMATGEIDTLCTDHAPWLYEYKVFPGMDITKLRPGVADLETMLPMLWSKGVETGKLTPNRFVELISTNVAKLFGMYPRKGTIAVGSDADIVLWDPNDTHAVEAATFYTACDYSPFEGWEVTGWPRMTLSRGEVVYNRNDILGAPGRGRVIQRAPFDAPPRSE; translated from the coding sequence ATGTCGTTCGATCTGGTCATTCGCGGAGGCACGATCGTGACGGCGTCCGAGACCTACGACGCCGATGTTGGGATCAACGGTGAATCCATTGCCGAGATTGGTTCCGGGCTCCAGGGCGCGAAAGAGATCGACGCCAGGGGATTGATCGTAATGCCTGGCGGCATGGACGCGCATGTCCATTGCTCGTTTTGGGAAGACGTGCCGCCCGATGCGCCCCAATGGAGCGACAACTACGAGACCGGAACCAAATCGGCTGCCGCTGGCGGTATTACGTCGATTGGCAACATGGTCTTCCCGCATCCAGGCGAGACCATGCTCGAAGCCGTCCGGCGCGAGATGGGCATGGTCGAGCGCATGGCGGTGGTCGATGTCTTTCTCCACCCCGTCTTGACCGACCCCAGGACCCAACCGCTCAGCGACATTCCGGTGCTCGCCGAAATGGGTCATCGCACACTCAAGTACTTCATGAGCTACGCCGGTTTCGCGGAAGACCCGGCGCCATACCTCGAAGCGACCGATCTGGCTGCCGCCAATGGCATGCTGACCATGATTCACTGCGAGGACTCGGTCATCATCGACCGGTCGCTCGAGCGCCTGGTCGAGCGCGGCGAGGTCGATTTCAAGTTCTACCCGCAGTCGAGACCGGTGGAAGCTGAGGTCGCCGCCACCGCCCGGGCGGTCGCCTTTGCCGAGAACGCCAATGCGCCCACCTACATCGTGCATCTCTCGTGCAAGGGCGCGCTCGACGAAGTGCGCAAAGGGCGGGGACGCGGTGTGCCCCTCTGGGTGGAAACCCGTCCGCTCTACCTCTACTTCACGAGCGAACGGTTCGCGGAGCCCGATGGACCCAAATACGCGGGACAACCCCCGCTGCGCGAGCAACCGGATGTCGACACGCTCTGGGAGGCAATGGCCACCGGCGAGATCGACACACTCTGCACCGACCATGCTCCGTGGCTCTATGAGTACAAGGTCTTTCCCGGCATGGACATCACCAAGCTCCGCCCGGGGGTAGCCGATCTGGAAACCATGCTCCCCATGCTCTGGTCGAAGGGAGTCGAAACGGGGAAACTCACGCCGAATCGCTTCGTCGAGCTGATCTCGACCAATGTCGCCAAGCTCTTCGGTATGTACCCACGGAAGGGCACGATCGCGGTCGGTTCCGACGCCGATATCGTCCTCTGGGATCCGAACGACACGCACGCGGTCGAAGCCGCCACGTTCTACACAGCGTGCGATTACTCACCGTTCGAAGGCTGGGAGGTCACTGGTTGGCCGCGAATGACGCTCAGCCGAGGCGAGGTCGTTTACAACCGAAACGACATTCTGGGCGCGCCGGGCCGTGGCCGAGTCATCCAGCGCGCGCCGTTCGATGCCCCACCCAGGAGCGAGTAA
- the selB gene encoding selenocysteine-specific translation elongation factor: MNSPTFVVGTAGHVDHGKSSLVRALTGANPDRLAEEQLREMTIDLGFAELTTPGGNRIHLVDVPGHERFVRNMLAGAGGIDAAILVIAADDGPMPQTREHLAILDLLGISHGVVALSKADLVDSEWLDLVVDSTRGLLDGTALANSEIVPVSSITGMGLDDLQSALDRMLSRFERPVAAQPARLPIDRVFTMSGFGTVVTGTLTGAPISVGDRVDLLPGGQAARIRGLQSFGRAVQRALPGSRVAVNLAGVDVTDLTRGDVLTLPGTMEPAMRMDVSVRLLETCERSLEHNDEVIVFSGAAEVPARAAMLDGDRLEAGRDGWVQLRLARPMVAHPGDRFILRRPSPPETIGGGSVVELDPPRHKRNQPGVVARLEQLAEGDPADRLLTWIGNRLLDERQALNSPLGEESSRRAIERLVSDRRLTRQGIMLVNTTRLHQISAAVLECVDRFHRQHPLEAGMPLGFLRDEMGLDRVALDTLLPTMEEIEVVGPLVRRSGFRISFDTEQQRRADEYLQLLDTHGFQPPTPEEAGISIDLSRALAQLGSIVEIGDGIVFLPEQLSGAHDRLLEMLTNQKSISLAEYRDALGTTRRFAQALLEYFDRQRVTRRIGDRRVAARPIERREESTAR, encoded by the coding sequence ATGAATTCACCCACGTTCGTCGTCGGAACCGCAGGCCATGTCGATCATGGCAAGTCATCGCTGGTTCGTGCGCTGACCGGCGCCAATCCGGACCGATTGGCCGAAGAGCAACTGCGGGAGATGACGATCGACCTTGGGTTTGCGGAGCTGACCACGCCGGGCGGCAACCGCATCCATCTCGTCGATGTACCCGGGCATGAGCGCTTCGTGCGCAACATGTTGGCGGGCGCAGGGGGGATCGACGCTGCCATCCTGGTGATTGCGGCCGATGATGGCCCAATGCCCCAGACACGAGAGCACCTGGCGATTCTCGATCTCCTGGGCATTTCCCACGGTGTGGTTGCGCTTTCCAAGGCGGACCTGGTCGATTCGGAGTGGCTCGACCTCGTGGTCGACTCGACCCGTGGACTCCTCGATGGAACAGCCCTGGCGAACAGTGAGATCGTTCCGGTCTCATCGATCACCGGCATGGGGCTCGACGATCTGCAGAGCGCGCTCGATCGCATGTTGTCGCGTTTCGAGCGGCCCGTTGCCGCGCAGCCGGCACGACTGCCGATCGATCGGGTTTTCACGATGTCCGGGTTCGGCACGGTCGTCACAGGGACGTTGACGGGCGCGCCGATTTCGGTTGGAGACCGTGTCGATCTCCTTCCGGGTGGACAGGCGGCCCGGATACGTGGGCTGCAGAGCTTCGGTCGAGCGGTGCAGCGGGCCCTGCCGGGTTCGCGGGTTGCGGTAAACCTGGCGGGCGTGGACGTCACTGATCTCACCCGCGGTGACGTGCTGACGCTGCCAGGAACGATGGAACCCGCTATGCGCATGGATGTGTCGGTGAGGCTGCTCGAAACGTGCGAGCGTTCGCTGGAACACAATGACGAAGTGATCGTCTTCTCTGGGGCCGCCGAGGTTCCGGCGCGCGCGGCAATGCTGGATGGAGACAGGTTGGAGGCTGGCCGAGATGGTTGGGTCCAGCTGCGTCTTGCCAGACCAATGGTCGCGCATCCGGGAGATCGTTTCATCCTGCGGCGACCGTCGCCGCCGGAAACGATCGGGGGCGGATCGGTGGTCGAGCTCGACCCTCCTCGGCACAAACGCAATCAGCCAGGCGTGGTGGCGCGGCTCGAGCAGCTTGCGGAAGGCGACCCTGCCGATCGCCTGCTGACCTGGATCGGCAATCGATTGCTCGACGAGCGACAGGCGCTGAATTCGCCGCTTGGCGAGGAATCTTCCCGCCGGGCAATCGAGCGATTGGTATCCGACCGGCGTTTGACCCGGCAAGGGATCATGCTGGTCAACACGACGCGACTGCACCAGATCAGCGCAGCGGTACTCGAGTGCGTGGACCGTTTTCACCGGCAGCATCCGCTCGAAGCTGGCATGCCGCTTGGGTTCCTGCGTGATGAGATGGGGCTCGATCGGGTGGCGCTGGATACGCTGCTCCCGACGATGGAGGAAATCGAGGTAGTGGGCCCGCTGGTGCGACGCAGCGGCTTTCGCATTTCATTCGATACCGAGCAGCAAAGGCGCGCCGACGAGTATCTGCAGTTGCTCGATACGCACGGATTTCAGCCCCCCACGCCGGAAGAGGCGGGGATCTCAATCGATCTCAGCCGGGCGTTGGCGCAGCTCGGTTCGATCGTCGAAATTGGAGATGGAATCGTCTTCCTGCCGGAGCAGCTCTCCGGTGCGCATGACCGACTGCTCGAGATGCTGACAAACCAGAAATCGATCTCGCTGGCAGAGTATCGCGATGCTCTCGGAACCACCCGCCGGTTCGCGCAGGCACTTCTGGAATACTTCGACCGGCAACGCGTGACCCGCCGAATCGGGGACCGCCGCGTTGCCGCCCGACCGATCGAACGCCGCGAGGAATCGACTGCCAGATGA
- a CDS encoding PIG-L family deacetylase yields the protein MNTVVSLSELTAPHTHLFISPHYDDIALSCGGTAALVAEAGKDAVVALLFGDHPDPDQPMTPFADHMHAEWGMSADEVIAGRRAEEAESSRILGLRDVFLPFRDAIYRGDNYLNDEQLFGKPRGTDLDLPERVAAAIAAEGFRPVGSRAYAPLASGFHVDHQLGFQAGVLLASYGWDVWFYEDLPYSLLEGRVSDRLSLAGERLEVAGVVDVSSVWTKKIDAIMAYPSQLKVIFESYVGAGSSREAIDNVMSGYSKDVGNGRIGERFWQLAS from the coding sequence ATGAACACCGTGGTTTCCCTGTCGGAGCTGACCGCTCCGCATACGCATCTCTTCATCTCCCCGCACTATGACGACATTGCGCTTTCTTGTGGGGGAACCGCGGCGCTGGTGGCCGAAGCAGGGAAAGATGCAGTGGTGGCGCTTCTGTTTGGCGACCATCCCGATCCGGATCAACCGATGACCCCATTTGCGGACCACATGCACGCCGAATGGGGCATGAGCGCGGACGAAGTCATCGCCGGGCGGCGCGCTGAGGAGGCGGAGTCGTCCCGAATTCTTGGGTTGCGTGATGTCTTCTTGCCGTTTCGCGACGCGATCTACCGCGGCGACAACTATCTGAATGACGAACAGCTCTTTGGCAAGCCGCGTGGCACCGATCTCGATCTCCCGGAGCGGGTGGCGGCGGCGATTGCCGCGGAAGGCTTCCGACCCGTCGGATCACGCGCCTATGCCCCGCTTGCGAGTGGATTCCACGTCGATCATCAGCTCGGTTTTCAGGCGGGTGTGCTGCTGGCATCGTACGGATGGGATGTGTGGTTCTACGAGGACCTGCCCTATTCGCTGCTCGAAGGGCGGGTATCGGACCGTCTCTCTCTCGCGGGAGAGCGGCTCGAGGTGGCGGGGGTGGTGGATGTGTCGAGCGTCTGGACCAAGAAGATCGACGCCATCATGGCCTATCCATCACAGTTGAAGGTGATCTTCGAGTCGTATGTCGGGGCCGGCAGCAGCCGCGAGGCCATCGACAATGTCATGTCGGGGTACAGCAAGGACGTGGGGAATGGCCGAATCGGCGAGCGATTCTGGCAGCTTGCCAGTTGA
- a CDS encoding zinc ribbon domain-containing protein, whose translation METCPNCGQPIRATARFCTSCGYRIPERAQGSTSSSSSSFTSTWIEESTGTAAAAAPVDAASTWPAAPVAEVVEEKVDVVEVVEAAPEVVYAPPALAVDPIDEIVAATAGYNDDQESLVDMSQNKVNIALYHIETLRQLMPELSAWSVERAQSVNEAIAAMETAIKGREADDDTYHGLRMTVASARKDPRDIDVMIALSDRATDIEDLLKAHDAYSIGIRKALIDLKPLAVEYVRVPKRRTAPARKTSTPRTRSSSSTAKSATAAKSTATKGSSSSRSTAAKSSSASKSTAAKSSSSSSQSRKTAASS comes from the coding sequence GTGGAGACTTGCCCAAACTGCGGACAGCCCATTCGGGCAACCGCCCGCTTCTGCACCAGCTGCGGATATCGCATCCCCGAGCGTGCCCAGGGTTCGACGTCCAGCAGTAGTTCCAGTTTCACATCGACCTGGATCGAGGAGTCGACCGGAACCGCGGCAGCCGCCGCGCCGGTCGATGCCGCATCCACCTGGCCCGCCGCTCCGGTGGCCGAAGTGGTGGAAGAGAAGGTCGACGTGGTCGAGGTGGTCGAGGCGGCGCCAGAGGTGGTGTACGCGCCTCCCGCGCTCGCGGTCGATCCGATCGACGAAATCGTCGCCGCCACTGCCGGGTACAACGACGATCAGGAATCACTGGTCGACATGTCGCAAAACAAGGTCAATATCGCGCTCTATCACATCGAGACGCTGCGTCAGCTGATGCCGGAGCTTTCTGCCTGGTCCGTGGAGCGAGCGCAGTCGGTGAATGAAGCGATTGCCGCGATGGAAACCGCCATCAAGGGCCGTGAAGCGGACGATGACACCTACCACGGTCTGCGCATGACGGTCGCTTCCGCACGCAAGGACCCGCGGGATATCGATGTCATGATTGCGCTCTCTGACCGCGCGACAGACATCGAGGACTTGCTGAAAGCGCATGATGCCTACTCGATCGGCATTCGAAAGGCGTTGATCGATCTGAAGCCCTTGGCAGTCGAGTATGTGCGGGTGCCGAAGCGGCGCACCGCACCAGCGCGAAAGACGTCGACCCCACGGACGCGTTCATCCTCGTCGACGGCGAAAAGCGCCACGGCCGCGAAGAGCACGGCCACGAAGGGCAGCAGCTCTTCCAGGAGCACAGCAGCGAAGAGTTCCAGTGCGTCGAAAAGCACAGCGGCGAAGTCATCATCCTCGAGCAGTCAATCTCGCAAGACAGCCGCTTCGTCGTAA
- a CDS encoding superoxide dismutase, with protein sequence MAFELPPLPYAFDALEPTIDAKTMEIHHDKHHQAYVTNLNNAIAGNAALEAMSLEELITNLDKVPEDKRGAVRNNGGGHYNHSMFWLLMTGNKDENRRSAALDKAIDDFGGLDALKDAVNKAGAGRFGSGWAWVVTDGSGKLEVVSTPNQDNPIMDSKKKPILGVDVWEHAYYLKYQNKRPDYLAAWWDVVNWAEVSKLYAAATS encoded by the coding sequence TTGGCCTTTGAACTTCCCCCTCTGCCGTATGCATTCGACGCGCTCGAGCCGACTATCGATGCGAAGACGATGGAGATTCACCACGACAAGCATCATCAGGCCTATGTCACCAATCTGAACAATGCCATCGCCGGCAATGCCGCGCTTGAGGCGATGTCGCTGGAGGAGCTGATCACCAATCTGGACAAAGTGCCTGAAGACAAGCGCGGCGCGGTCCGCAACAACGGTGGCGGTCACTACAACCACTCCATGTTCTGGTTGCTGATGACCGGCAACAAGGACGAGAATCGGAGAAGCGCCGCGCTGGACAAGGCTATCGACGATTTCGGCGGCCTCGACGCCCTGAAAGATGCCGTCAACAAGGCCGGCGCTGGCCGCTTTGGCTCCGGATGGGCCTGGGTGGTGACCGACGGTTCCGGCAAGCTCGAAGTCGTCAGCACACCGAACCAGGACAATCCCATCATGGACTCGAAGAAGAAGCCGATCCTCGGTGTCGATGTCTGGGAGCATGCGTACTATCTGAAGTACCAGAACAAGCGTCCCGACTATCTCGCCGCCTGGTGGGACGTGGTCAACTGGGCAGAAGTCAGCAAGCTCTACGCAGCCGCAACCAGCTAG
- a CDS encoding Re/Si-specific NAD(P)(+) transhydrogenase subunit alpha codes for MAEESASGKKLTIGIPRETAPNERRVALTPDGVKKYVASGLTVLVEKDAGKNAFISDSAYENAGAKIVDETADVYKKSDLILKVQKPSIEEVDHMRAGSTLIAFIAPMVDTDYVKHLQERKITSLSMDAIPRTTRAQYMDALSSQATVGGYKAVLIAAYELPKFFPLLTTAAGNIPPAKVLVIGAGVAGLMAIGTARRLGAVVEAYDARTVVKEQIESLGGKYVEIDTGADLAGAGGYAKEATDEILRRQQEGLAERAAKSDVIITTAAVPGRPAPRLIPASTVERMAPGSVIVDLAAETGGNCELTEKGKIVHRHGVTIVGTLNLPSTLAVHSSQMYSKNLQNLLALMIDKEGNFSLDMNDDIIANTVITMNGNVIHEGTKQRLAPATTPA; via the coding sequence ATGGCGGAAGAAAGCGCATCGGGTAAGAAACTCACCATTGGCATTCCGCGTGAGACGGCGCCAAACGAACGGCGTGTTGCGCTCACACCGGATGGCGTCAAGAAGTACGTCGCTTCCGGGCTAACGGTGCTCGTCGAAAAGGACGCCGGAAAGAACGCATTCATCAGCGATTCGGCCTACGAGAACGCCGGGGCGAAGATCGTCGACGAAACCGCCGACGTGTACAAGAAATCCGACCTCATTCTCAAAGTCCAGAAACCGTCGATCGAAGAAGTCGATCACATGCGCGCCGGATCGACGCTCATCGCGTTCATCGCACCAATGGTCGACACCGATTACGTCAAGCACCTGCAGGAGCGCAAGATCACGTCGCTCAGCATGGACGCGATCCCGCGCACCACGCGCGCCCAGTACATGGATGCGCTCTCCTCGCAGGCGACCGTCGGCGGATACAAGGCTGTGCTGATCGCCGCCTACGAGCTGCCGAAGTTCTTCCCCCTGCTCACCACGGCCGCCGGCAACATTCCCCCGGCCAAAGTGCTGGTGATCGGAGCTGGTGTGGCGGGCTTGATGGCCATTGGCACGGCGCGCCGCCTGGGCGCGGTGGTCGAGGCCTATGACGCCCGCACTGTGGTCAAGGAGCAGATCGAGAGTCTCGGCGGTAAGTACGTCGAAATCGACACCGGGGCCGATCTGGCGGGCGCCGGTGGGTACGCCAAGGAAGCCACCGACGAAATCCTGCGCCGCCAGCAGGAAGGACTCGCCGAACGGGCCGCGAAATCGGACGTGATCATTACGACCGCGGCGGTCCCGGGACGTCCGGCTCCTCGCCTGATCCCGGCATCCACGGTCGAGCGCATGGCGCCCGGTTCCGTGATCGTCGACCTGGCGGCCGAAACGGGCGGCAACTGCGAGTTGACGGAGAAGGGCAAGATCGTCCATCGCCACGGCGTTACGATCGTCGGCACGCTGAATCTGCCGAGCACCCTGGCGGTCCATTCCAGCCAGATGTACTCCAAGAACTTGCAGAACCTGCTGGCGCTCATGATCGACAAGGAAGGCAACTTCTCGCTCGACATGAACGACGACATCATTGCCAACACCGTCATCACGATGAATGGCAACGTCATCCACGAAGGAACCAAGCAGCGGCTCGCTCCGGCCACCACGCCGGCGTAA
- a CDS encoding NAD(P) transhydrogenase subunit alpha: MDREVLLAIYVLLLAVFLGVELIGKVPPTLHTPLMSGTNAIHGIVLLGAMIILGQADSWWLQVMGFLAVVLGAANVFGGFVVTDRMLEMFKKRPGAGQK; this comes from the coding sequence ATGGACAGGGAAGTCTTACTGGCAATCTACGTGCTGCTCCTCGCCGTGTTCCTGGGCGTGGAGCTCATCGGCAAGGTTCCGCCAACGCTACATACCCCGCTCATGTCCGGCACGAATGCCATCCACGGCATCGTTCTGCTGGGCGCCATGATCATCCTCGGCCAGGCGGATAGCTGGTGGCTTCAGGTCATGGGATTCCTGGCAGTGGTGTTGGGCGCGGCGAACGTCTTCGGAGGTTTTGTGGTCACTGACCGCATGCTCGAAATGTTCAAGAAACGACCGGGAGCGGGACAGAAGTAA
- a CDS encoding urea carboxylase-associated family protein: protein MSEQLVGRVAVKSKQLRPGEAVGFEVRAGEIVQISTLEGKQVADFVAVSLTDPREVSSTAHTRAKNSSIMLQKEMPIYSNLRNPMLTLVEDTVGRHDILFAACDPKRYSVDYGLEGHANCREALAGALAPFGISYETVPDPVNWFMNVAILQRGELELRESLAERNDFVLLEANMDCAIAVSACPQDQNDINGGKPTDILVRVFR from the coding sequence GTGAGTGAACAGTTGGTCGGCCGGGTTGCCGTCAAGTCGAAGCAGCTCAGACCCGGCGAGGCAGTTGGATTCGAAGTGCGCGCGGGCGAGATCGTGCAAATCTCGACCCTGGAAGGGAAGCAGGTCGCCGATTTCGTCGCCGTCTCCCTTACCGACCCGAGAGAGGTGTCGTCGACAGCACACACCCGCGCCAAGAACAGCTCGATCATGTTGCAGAAGGAAATGCCGATCTATTCCAATCTGCGCAATCCGATGCTGACCCTGGTGGAAGACACCGTTGGGCGGCACGACATTCTCTTTGCCGCCTGCGATCCCAAGCGCTATTCGGTCGATTACGGACTGGAAGGGCACGCGAACTGCCGCGAGGCGCTCGCCGGGGCATTGGCGCCGTTCGGCATCAGCTATGAGACCGTCCCCGATCCGGTCAACTGGTTCATGAACGTCGCTATCTTGCAGCGCGGTGAGCTGGAGCTCCGCGAATCGCTTGCGGAACGCAATGACTTCGTGCTGCTGGAAGCGAACATGGACTGCGCGATCGCCGTTTCGGCCTGCCCGCAAGACCAGAACGACATCAACGGCGGCAAACCGACCGACATACTGGTGCGCGTGTTCCGATAG
- the aroF gene encoding 3-deoxy-7-phosphoheptulonate synthase produces the protein MIVTIDKSASNGVIDALGAASVRSGATIRVIDWNDGSLSVNVLGQIEPDVLSHPAIAGIHHPSKPYRLASKEHRETTVVRVGDVEIGNGRPVIMAGPCVVSDVEQLVSAAEAVKAAGATILRGGAFKPRTSPYSFQGLGEEGLQILAGARAVTGLPVVTEVMEPDQVDVTAAYADMLQIGARNMANFPLLRKVGKTRTPVLLKRGFSATIEEWLMSAEYILAEGNSQVVLCERGIRTFDNSMRFNLDLNAIPFLKELTHLPVVVDPSHGTGKRSLVASMALAAIAAGADGLIIESEPNPDSAKCDSAQTIEPEQLAAIARKAMAIAELIEADELALV, from the coding sequence ATGATCGTCACTATCGACAAGAGCGCTTCCAACGGAGTCATCGATGCGCTGGGCGCGGCCAGCGTCCGCAGCGGGGCGACCATTCGCGTGATCGATTGGAACGACGGATCGCTCTCGGTCAACGTGCTGGGGCAGATCGAGCCGGACGTCCTGTCGCATCCTGCGATCGCTGGAATTCATCACCCGTCGAAACCGTACCGCCTGGCCAGCAAGGAGCACCGAGAGACGACGGTTGTGCGGGTAGGTGATGTCGAGATCGGCAACGGCAGGCCGGTGATCATGGCTGGACCGTGCGTGGTTTCGGATGTCGAACAGCTCGTCAGTGCCGCAGAAGCTGTCAAGGCTGCAGGAGCAACGATCCTGCGGGGCGGGGCGTTCAAGCCGCGCACATCACCGTACTCCTTCCAGGGACTAGGTGAGGAGGGGCTGCAAATCCTCGCTGGCGCGCGAGCGGTCACAGGGCTCCCCGTCGTCACCGAGGTCATGGAGCCAGATCAGGTCGATGTGACCGCGGCGTATGCCGATATGCTGCAGATCGGCGCGCGCAACATGGCGAATTTCCCGTTGTTGCGCAAAGTTGGAAAGACGCGGACGCCTGTTCTGCTCAAGCGGGGCTTCTCTGCCACCATCGAGGAATGGCTGATGAGCGCGGAGTACATTCTGGCGGAGGGGAACTCGCAGGTCGTGCTCTGCGAGCGCGGGATTCGCACGTTCGACAACTCGATGCGCTTCAACCTGGACCTCAACGCGATTCCATTCCTCAAGGAGCTGACCCACCTGCCAGTGGTGGTCGACCCAAGTCACGGCACAGGAAAGCGATCCCTGGTGGCGAGTATGGCATTGGCGGCAATAGCGGCCGGGGCAGACGGGTTGATCATCGAATCCGAGCCAAATCCCGACTCGGCGAAATGCGACTCGGCGCAGACAATCGAGCCCGAGCAACTGGCAGCGATCGCGCGCAAGGCGATGGCAATTGCCGAACTGATCGAAGCAGACGAACTCGCGCTGGTGTAG